The Candidatus Aminicenantes bacterium genome includes a region encoding these proteins:
- a CDS encoding sugar phosphate isomerase/epimerase produces the protein MTRPVTLFTGQWADLPFETLCQKASAWGYDGLEIACWGDHMDVRRAASDPAYVADKKAVLAKYGLGCWAFGAHLAGQCVGDLHDERLDGFAPAEVKGKAEALRAWAIEEMKATARAARAMGCGVVTGFMGSPIWKAWYSFPPASDEMIEAGFDKIRELWTAILDEFDTCGVKFGLEVHPTEIAFDLYTAERLLAKFARRPALGFNFDPSHLLWQGLQPHLFIREFPDWIYHVHMKDASITLDGKAGILGSHLPFGDLRRGWNFRSLGHGDVEFEEIIRELNSIGYKGPLSVEWEDNGMEREYGAQESLAFVRGMNFAPSTVAFDKEMKKS, from the coding sequence ATGACAAGACCCGTGACGCTCTTCACCGGCCAATGGGCCGACCTTCCTTTCGAAACCCTCTGCCAGAAGGCCTCCGCGTGGGGCTATGACGGACTTGAGATCGCCTGTTGGGGCGACCACATGGACGTCCGGCGGGCCGCCTCGGATCCGGCCTATGTCGCAGATAAGAAAGCCGTGCTGGCCAAGTATGGCCTGGGCTGCTGGGCCTTCGGCGCCCACCTGGCCGGCCAATGTGTCGGCGACTTGCACGACGAGCGGCTGGACGGCTTCGCCCCGGCTGAAGTTAAGGGCAAGGCCGAAGCCTTGCGGGCCTGGGCCATCGAGGAGATGAAGGCCACCGCCCGGGCGGCCCGGGCCATGGGCTGCGGCGTCGTCACTGGTTTCATGGGCTCGCCCATCTGGAAAGCCTGGTACTCCTTCCCGCCCGCCTCCGATGAGATGATCGAGGCCGGCTTCGACAAGATCCGCGAGCTGTGGACGGCCATCCTGGACGAGTTCGACACCTGCGGCGTCAAGTTCGGGCTGGAAGTCCATCCCACCGAGATAGCCTTCGACCTTTATACCGCCGAGCGCCTGCTGGCCAAGTTCGCCCGCCGTCCCGCCCTGGGCTTCAACTTCGACCCCAGCCACCTTCTCTGGCAGGGGTTGCAGCCGCACCTCTTCATCCGCGAGTTCCCCGACTGGATCTACCACGTCCACATGAAGGACGCCTCCATCACCCTGGACGGCAAGGCCGGTATTCTCGGCTCGCACCTCCCCTTCGGCGACCTGCGGCGGGGCTGGAACTTCCGCTCGCTGGGCCACGGCGACGTCGAGTTCGAGGAGATCATCCGCGAACTCAACTCGATCGGCTATAAGGGTCCCCTCTCGGTCGAGTGGGAGGACAACGGCATGGAGCGCGAATACGGCGCCCAGGAATCGCTCGCGTTCGTCCGGGGCATGAACTTTGCGCCGTCGACGGTGGCGTTCGACAAGGAAATGAAGAAGTCGTGA